One window of the Nitrospiraceae bacterium genome contains the following:
- a CDS encoding SemiSWEET transporter: MDWVTVMGYVAGACTTSSFLPQAIQIVKTKHTKDLSLSMYSILTSGLMLWSIYGLINHDWPLLIANLVTLLLAGWIFVLKLRYG; this comes from the coding sequence ATGGATTGGGTGACGGTTATGGGATATGTCGCGGGGGCATGCACGACCTCGTCGTTTCTTCCGCAGGCAATTCAAATTGTAAAAACGAAACATACTAAAGATCTTTCCCTGAGTATGTATTCGATCTTAACTTCGGGTTTGATGCTCTGGAGCATCTATGGTTTGATCAATCATGATTGGCCGCTCCTCATCGCCAATCTGGTGACGTTGTTGCTGGCCGGTTGGATTTTCGTTTTGAAGCTCCGGTACGGGTAA
- a CDS encoding SGNH/GDSL hydrolase family protein: MVRKWAGNIALVFMGCGVAFVLAEIGLWLFGISYPSFFIADNLTGYAHKPGTEGLYSDEGEAYIRINRSGLRDHEHTLEKPVGTFRIALLGDSYTEALQVPTEQIYGARLEHELSDCPSLAGRQIEAMNFGVSGFSTAQELLVLRHKASPYDPDLVLLALYTENDIRGNLRELYGKNNIPYFIMNAGHLVLDNSFHHTTEFWFQHLPLSAEVFEVSRVLQVFRHAKYKLKSFLEQGAQQRQMKDWEDPALRLDQLVYLDQPDPSWKQAWEITERLIVQMKREVDDAGRRFLLVSLSNPDQVHPDVQHRQALARQLGVPDLLYPDRRIQSLAKREDIELLSLAEPLATYAEQHGVFLHGFQNTALGKGHWNAAGHRLAGKLMSERICLMMESIVPAKDLQVE, encoded by the coding sequence GTGGTAAGAAAGTGGGCAGGAAACATCGCATTAGTCTTCATGGGATGTGGAGTTGCCTTTGTTCTCGCTGAAATCGGTCTTTGGCTTTTCGGAATTTCCTACCCCTCGTTTTTTATCGCTGACAATCTGACCGGCTATGCTCACAAACCGGGGACTGAAGGTCTGTATTCTGATGAAGGTGAAGCCTACATCCGGATCAATCGTTCCGGTCTGCGCGACCATGAGCACACTCTCGAGAAGCCCGTTGGGACCTTCCGCATTGCGCTTCTGGGCGATTCCTACACTGAAGCGCTACAGGTCCCGACCGAACAGATCTATGGGGCCAGGCTTGAACACGAGCTATCAGACTGCCCCTCCCTCGCCGGGCGTCAGATAGAAGCCATGAATTTCGGTGTGTCCGGCTTCAGTACAGCCCAGGAATTGCTGGTGCTGCGTCATAAGGCTTCTCCCTATGATCCGGATCTTGTCCTGCTGGCATTGTATACAGAGAACGATATTCGTGGGAACCTGAGAGAATTGTACGGGAAAAACAACATTCCTTATTTCATCATGAACGCCGGGCATCTCGTCCTCGATAATTCCTTCCATCACACGACGGAATTTTGGTTTCAACACTTGCCGCTGAGTGCCGAGGTCTTTGAAGTCTCCCGCGTGCTACAGGTGTTTCGCCATGCCAAATACAAACTTAAATCCTTTCTGGAACAAGGGGCTCAGCAACGGCAGATGAAGGACTGGGAAGATCCCGCTCTTCGTCTCGATCAACTGGTCTATCTCGACCAGCCGGACCCATCCTGGAAACAGGCCTGGGAGATTACCGAACGATTGATCGTGCAAATGAAACGAGAGGTAGACGATGCCGGCCGCCGGTTTCTCCTTGTGAGCCTTTCGAATCCCGACCAGGTTCATCCCGACGTGCAACATCGACAGGCATTGGCCCGTCAACTTGGCGTACCGGATCTTTTGTATCCGGATCGGCGCATTCAGTCTTTGGCGAAACGGGAAGACATCGAATTATTGAGCCTGGCAGAACCGCTTGCCACCTATGCTGAACAGCATGGTGTGTTCTTACATGGATTTCAGAACACGGCATTGGGGAAGGGCCACTGGAACGCCGCCGGTCACCGGCTTGCGGGGAAGCTCATGTCTGAGAGGATCTGCCTGATGATGGAATCGATCGTTCCGGCGAAAGACTTACAGGTGGAATGA